aataataaataacatcaTCTCAAAAGACAGTTGACTGTCCTGAATTTCTGTGTGTATTTGAACTACATTAAACCAAGCTTTAACGTAAAGAGTATTTGTCATTCTGTTTGTATGATAATGGTAGGTGGTGACATTTTGGGCACATGGTCCTTGATTTGTCACCAATCAGTAAAGTTAATTGTCTTGGTGCAGTGAATGCACCAAAGTTAGTGTGCTTAAACAGATGCTTATCACCTTCAACATTGATTAGTTAGCTAAGAAAGTACAATCTGCAAAAAGGCATGGAATTTTCCAGTAAGCATACAGACGGGCGTGTGTATGCATGTGTTTGAATGAGTGGAAAGATTGCCCTAAAAAGAGAACCCTCATGTGTGACAGTTTGTCGGCGCTATCTTTAGATGACTGAATTAATAAGAAGAAAGGAAACCGGGGACAGCGTACTCGTAAAATCTGTAGTTGTTTCAGTCAACTCTGACTCTAAATCAGAAATGTGTTGAACTGGGCATCACAAAACAGTATGAGGCACAATGGGACAATAATGGTTGTGTTTAGTGGTGATAAGGGTGTGGTATTGAATAGCAGTGTGGAATATGACAGCAATTTTTTAGGCCTACCTGGTGATGATGCAATTCTGTGTATAATTTCTATTGTCAGCATTAAAATTTACTTAATATTATGTTTTGTGCTCAGAAAAGAATCAGCGTGTCAGCTATAACACACACTTTTGTTACAAAAGCAAGTGCCTTCCATTTCTGATTTATATCTTTATTCACATTTCATTGTTATTGAGCTGCTACTGAATATTTAAAGGCACTGTGAAAGTACCAGAGATGTTCTTTAATTGAATAATGTGTTGGCAAAGTGTAAGAGCTAGATAAGCTGAGTGGATGTTGATCGGGTTTGCTTGGCCTGTTTCTATTCAGTCCCTCTCAATTACATCACAAGCACATACCAAAGAATCAGATAGGTCAGCCATTAGATGATCAGACAATTGGGGTTAATGTGTGTTAACAAGGCCAGTTCCATACATATAACCAACTTTAAAACTTGAAAGATTTTAGCAATGAAAATATCATCAAAGCCTTATTTGAATTTGTTGACAAGTAGCATATTGCAGCTGACACAAGAGACCTGCCATTGGGGAATCTATTGTTAAGATAACAGGGTTTCATCATTTAGATTCACTTGTCTCTAAGGATGATGCATTGTTCAGTCAGTCACTGCTTTATAAAGCCTCATtaccatttttgttttaaatctaAACAATGCATAATGTTTGACGTCTATTGAAAGCAATGGAATAAGGAATATTTTGTAGAATGCCCCTCTTGCATCATATATTCCTAATAGGACTTGTAGTATTATGCAAGTGTGTACAATGGAACAGCATGGCATTTTAAACTGTATTCGGAATGTTGATCATTCCTACTCAATTCCATTGTTCCAGTTCATGTATACAAGTAAAATCACATATTTTAGATTTTGGATCCAAAGTGGTGAACTTTAGCACCACCTGCTCATCCTGCCTGGCATGCAGCGGGGGTCTGAGAGCGAAGGGCACTCAAGAAAGaggtcaaacacacacatgcaaacataACTCCATCTGTTATTTTATTTGAGGAGGGCCTCAAGCAGGTGTAACTTGGAGTAGGACAAATTGTGCAAAACCTGCTCTGGAAACCCACAAAAACGAAAAAAAGCACAATTCTGCCTTTCCCCCCACAACTGATTTTGCTCTGCAAATGACGTTTTGAGGCAACAAAGGCCCCTCTCACTTGTGAACACTCTCACACAACGATCGCTTTGCATACAGCTCCAAAACAGTGCTGCCTTGTGCAGAAAACAGAAGGCGTGACGTTATCTTTTTGAATCGTGACTAAGCAGAACAATTAGCCTATagtctcacacaaacacactgtcaAGTATGCACACAAATGCGCAATTTAGCTCAAATGGTTTAGGTGATGTGTAGACACAATGATACAGATTATTATTGCCCAATAAGATAGATCTGGCCTGTGGTGATGTTTTTAGGACAAAAAAGCAGAGACAAGTGGGAGGGGATAAGATGGTGATACAGAGAGAGAaatcaagagagagagaggatcgAAGAGAGTGATACGCATGATGAGAAGGGCAAAGAAGACAATGGACAAATGAGAAAGGAAAAACAGTGAATAACCAAGCACACAAAAACAGGaagtgtgcttgtgtgtgtatataacaGCAGGCCTATATTATTATTTAGGTCTGCAACTATGACTTTGAGTGTTGTTTGAGCGCTCAGGTTAATTTGCTTGCATGTTACGTCTTTGATGTTGTAAGGACAAACTTTGAAAATCTTTCTCTCAGAACTCCCAGCAACACACCAgtggtattttttttaaatcaaaatcacTACATATGCTTTtgtaaacaatatattttgaaCATATTGTCAAGGAAAGAAACTGAGAAGATGACATTAATGACAGTGTATCAGTGTGAAAAAGTCAACAAAAGGAGGTTGTGGTGATAATCCACATTTAGTCTATTGGAAGGTTATTGTAATGCTGGGAGAATTTAGGAGATTGAAGCGAGAAGGAAGAAATCTAATAATGGCTCCATTTTGCCACAGACAAACCTGTCAGATAATAAGTGATGTGGGTGAAGACCTGACAGGAACTACTCTGTGCGAATCATGCAAAAATTCATCACATACAAATGCAATGCACTGAATGCTGTGCACTGGTTGAGTGTAATGTGCTATCACTGCCTGTATATCTGCCTGTTGCAGCTAGGACAGCTGACATTCGTATGCTGTTTAACAAAgtgttaagatatttttaaacagTTTTCTCATTCAGTTATCTGTGTACATGTACTCACACTTACACGTCCTTGAAAAATCAAGCATTGTTGGTCACAAACATAAGGTATGTTTTGCATGGTGGGACTAGTATGAGATGCTGGTTGCTGATCCCCAGCATTGGAAGCGAAGGCGCTGGCAGACCAGCTACACCAACTCAGTTTTACTTGAGAACAGAATGATCTGGACCAACATGGAATTcgtgctggtttatgctggattTTTAAGCAGGGTTTCCTAGCAGCAGGCTTtcctattcttttttttttttttttttacttttctacCATTTCATGTAAATACATAATGTGTGCATGCGGTGGTGTTAGAAATCTAGAGAGGAAAAAAGAGATTTCTGCTGACACCGCTGCTTATTTTGCTCTTTTTAAAATCCATGCTGTCACTCTGAGTTCGCCATGCAGGCAAAAAAGAGCTTTGGTTCCCAAAGATGTCCAATTACTCCACGGACATTAAAATGCTCCCCACAGGGCTGACAATTCAGGCCTCATCACACTCCCACCAAAAAACCCTCTCTGTCCTGAATACAAGTAAAATAGTTTAACCATGATATCTTTAACTTATAGTACTTACTTACTATaacttaagtattttttggcCTGTAATTTGATCCCACTCTACATTACTCTACTTTTAGATAGAGCTGCTAGTTGTCATACCTTAAACTggaattaatttgtttttgctGGATTTATTGCATATAGTCCACTTTAAAACACTTTATAACTGCAGTTCAGATGACCTTTGCAATACTGTATTGAATATTTCATACAGTGACATTTAAGTGGCACTACTAAGAGAAGATTCATGTTTGGGGCAACATAGATGGATTAAAAAAAGATCAGCTGGCTGCGTACAGTTTGAAGTGATTTTATGAGGCATTATCAAAGAAAGATTTTCAAAGACTTTGTTtgaaaagacgaacaaagactttctttgccaaaaaatattcatgcagaaatgtgtcaaattcaaaattaaacctatgcatattttcatttatacaACTAAATGTAATAATTCTTTTTCATCCAATCTTTTAGATTTCTCTGGTCAAACATCCAGCTCTTCAGCCTCAACTCCAACAGACAGTGCCTCCAGTCCTTCTCCCAGCAGCCCTCCAAAACTCTCCCCACTATCTACTCCTTTTGGACCCCGTCTGGTAATGGCCAAACCAACCACTTCTCCTCGCCCACAGCCTGAGGGTGCAAGTTTTGACTTAGAAGGGCATTCTGGAACTTTCGGCCGACCAATGGGGCGGTTTGGCAGAGGAGCCTACAGACGAGGTCCTATGAAAATGGAACGCATCAAAGTCCTGACTGGATCAGAAATAGAAAGTGACTTTCAAGAGCCAGAGACCATGGACTCAAGGGTGGTAATGGGGCAAGAGGCTTTGCTGAGAAACATGGAGACACAGAGTGGAATGCTGCTAGGAAAACAGATAGGTCAAGAAATGTCTAGTTCAGGACACCAGCCCTCAGAACCCTTCAAGAAAGGTCATACTGGGCTGGATGAAAAAGCAAAACTAGACACTGGACAGGTGAGTTCTATTGTAGATCAGGGTAAGAGTTTGACTTCAGTCCCAGAACAGGAGAAAACCATAAGTCAGACACTTGAATGTCAAGTCCTAGAGTCCAAAGTGGGAGACGCCGAATTGACAGACAGCAGTACTCTTTTCCCAGACAATGAGGGAGAGCCACTGTCTTTATCTCAGGGTGAAGTGCCTTCCTTGTCATTTTCCGAGCCTCCCTATGTTGTTGACCCACAACGCATCGGTGTCCTTCCAGGACTAGATCCTGATCGCTACTATACAGCCCCTTCCACTCCCATTAAGATGGCTTACTGCTCACATCTCAAGCAACAATGGCGCCCAGGGAGCCCAAGCCAAAGTCCGGGTTCTCCAACTGATGAGTCTGATCTGTGCTCCCCTCCTACCTCTCCCTCTGGCTCCTACATGACTGCTGAGGGAGGCAGCTGGACTTCATACACCTCCAGCACCTCCCACTCCTGCTCCCCAAACTTAACAGCTGAGACAGAGTTGCAAGAAGCTCCTGCTTGCTACGTGGAGTCCCTCTCAGAGATAGGCGATGAGCTCGGAGATGAGCGAACTGGTAATGAGAGAGATGCTTGCCTGGGTAAACCTGATATGCCAGAGTTGCTGGAAGATGTGGCCTGTGAGGTGGATACACTAACAAGAGACACATGTAGGCCTCACTGGGTGACAGAACATGTTTCTATACAAgagagcagcagcagcaagaaaAACACAGACTACCAACAGGACACAGTGATGCCTGATGGCTCTCTTAGGCCTAGAAATTTCCAGAGAACCCATGATGCAACTCAAAGCTTTAATGATCCACATCACAGTCTTGAAATGAATTTTAATGCCTGTTTCTCAGAGCCATCTATGAGCCTGGATCCCCTTCTAACACCAGAGGATAATGCAACTTCTGCACTTGATGGAGAGAACAAAACCCCTGTCACCCACTCTCCAGAGACTGTAGACGTAGACAGTAATAGTGTATATCTTGAGATAGGATCCTCTGTTCCTCTGTTCCATGGCTACTCTAGGGAGGATGGGCCAGAGAGTGATGCAATGATTCCTGCTTCTATGTTGCCTTTCCATGGAAGCCTGATATTCCAGGCAGATTCCATGGATATAACCCTGTTCCCCACAGATGATGAGCAGGGGAATGATGTGGATGCATATGctgctggagaagaggaagccGATGTAGATGAGTATGATGATGAGGATGACGAAGATGAATGTGACGATGAAGATGTGAAAAATGATGACAATGATGCTGAGCAGAAAGCTGAGGCAGCTTTGAGGGGTGAAAGAGGAGTGGAAGACCCAAATGAAGACGACACCTCTGCATCTTTTCTAAATTCCCTTTCAGAGAACTCAATAAACGAGGGTGTTGATGAGTCCTTTGCTTATCCAGATGACACTGAGGAGTCAATTGATTCCACGTCTTATAATGGGGATGAAGATGACCATCTGTACTGCACAGAGAAGCATGCTGAACTCTCCCAGCAGTTCCCTGGGCCAGATGAACCCGTACAGTCAGTAAGCCATGCAAAACCTGAATCCTCTGGCAGTGAGAGTGAAATGGAGATATCCTCCGAATCATCTGAGCTCCTACATGTAGAATTGCAAGGGAATCTGGCAGACTGCAATGTTCATGATGAAAGTGTAATTGCACAACAAACTTCAGATACAAAGTTGCTTAAGGGTGAGCTTTCAAAAGGATTGACTCTACAGATCAAAACAATGGATGAGCAAGGCAAACAGAGTACAGATCCCTCAACAGTCATGGTAACATCAGAGAAAGGACAGCAGATCCCCACAGATAATCCAACATCATCTGTTGATCAAGACAAAGTAAAACAAACTTATGGTACAAATGACTCCTGTGTGGCAGGTGCTACAGCTGCTGACGTATGCTACGAGGCTAATGTAGGTGATAGCCAGGAACTGGATcaaaaaaatggaaatagcATGGACTTGATGGACACATCACTGCAGCTAGCTGAAACTGCAACCAATGACCTAAATAAGGGAGTCCCCCAACTAACATATCTTGATGACTGCAGCCCCACAAACATTCCAGTTTGTGCCTATCCTGAACTGTGTGAGGTGCCAGATAACTTAACTTCAGCTGATGTTTTGCCATTTGAACGTTCCATGAATCAAGATAATCTGACAGAGAATCAGCCTAGCAATGATGTAAACCATAGCTCTCAAAATATGTCCTGCTCCACATACAGCAGACTTGTTATTTCTCCAAAGAAAGAGAACTCTGAGAGCAGCATTACAGAAAGGGAACTTTACACTGAGAGCTGGACACCAAGGGAACCCTTGTCTTTAGGTGAATGCTGTGACTTTGAAGCTGAAAATCTGCTCATGTGTGAAATAGCAAGATCAGTGCACAGTAAGGGTTTGTCTGTCGCTCATAACATTGAGGCTGGAGAAGACATAATAGGTGATGATGAGGACAACAACCGATATTGTGACCTCCAAGAGAAGATGGCAGACATTGATGTTGGTGTGGTTGAGTCAAACATTGCCAGCTGGAGATCGATCCAAGATCTCTCAGAGGCTGGAGGGGGTGAGGATGATGCAAATAACCTTCAAAATCCAGATAGCAATCCGATCATACATTGCAGTTCTGATAAGGGTCTGGTGTCATCGTGGAATGATCCAGAAAAACCTTGCACACCCCTAATTCTTAGTGGTACATCAGAACTTGCATTGAATATGCTTTCAGATGATGGAAAAGATGTGAAAGATCAAACTCCAAATACAGACTTCAACATTCCAGAGGATTTATCTCCAGACACATTAAGGAAGGAAAATGCTGAAAAAACTTCAACAGACTCAACAGAAAAAACTTCAGAACAGCCTCAGGATCTGGAATCTTGTCAAGAACCTGATAAAGTCTCATTAACATCAGCCATTTCCACGGAACACATTGATCTCTGTGGATCTTCTTCAAAAACACTAATTTCTACCCAAACAGATCATCTTGGTGCAGTTTCAAACCAGGGTCATTCAAATTCTCAACAAATTACCCAAACAAACACCAACTCTGTCTCGCAAAACAAGCTTGCATTCAACTTGCAAGGGGGATCATTTGGCACCTTCACATTCAGAAAGAAACCAACTGATATAAAGACTGTGGACTCCTTAGAAACAGCAGTTCTCCAACAGAGTTCTGTCTCACATAAAGAGACATCAGATTCAAATGATGGGGCTTCAAATGAGGTTATGGGGGAGAAAGTAATTCAATTAAGAGGAAACATCAAAAATGAAACTGTAAATGATGAATCTAAAAGCACTGACAGACAACTTGAACAAGAGACTACAACTGGCCCTCAGGATCAGAAGAAAGATAAATTTGACTCAGATGAGAGGGGGGAAAATGGAACAAAAACAGGTCAAAAGAGTGAGGCACAAGATTTTACAGAGACTGTTTCATTTCTGGAGCAGAACAAAAAGCTTGATGGTGATTCACATAAATCAGGTCTTTCTCAAGCTGAGAGTGATGAGGCAACACCAAAAACAGCACAGAATGCTAATTCAGGTCATGCCACAGAACCAAAGGTAATTGATCCCCTTAAAACCAACATTGCAGCTTTAGCCTCAATGGATAATGAACAGATCCAGTGCCAAGAAAAGGAAATAGAGACTACCGGTAATCAAGTGGCAAGCTTTGATATATGTTCAGTGAGAGAGGAATTTGGTGAAACTCAGCATAAAGAGGATGATGTCTCTATAGCAGAGAACACTGAACCTGTTCAAACACCAGAACAATCAATTTTTCACTCTCCTGACCCTAGCTGTATTGATCCAAATGAGTCTGTTCACACAGAACCAGTGGTTGCAACTCAGACAACAGACCTTACAAGGCCAGATGAGCAGAAAGGACTTTCAGACAGTTCTTTGAGCAGATTAAGTTTGACAGAAAACACAAGAGACATCAACGACAATCACGTAAGGGGCAGTTCACCCCTCAGGGTGGACAGCTCAGAACAAGACAGGGTCTCTCCCACATGTTCATCCACAGTTGTCCAGGAGGAAGATCTCTCCACCCCCATTCAGGAGTCACAGCCTGTCcatgacatttcccaaacatcTGATGTCCTCTCACATATTCAATCACCTCCAGACAACAAACCCAGCCAGCCTGACTCTGAAAGTCCCCTTCAAACCACTGGAATATGCAGTATGGAATTAGCAGCATGGGAATCTGAGGAACAAACACAGACTTTGCTTCTTATTCAAGACACATGCCATCATGAAAGTCAGAGAACAGTCATGACTGCAAAACCATGCAGATGTGAGAACACTCCAGGTAAATTATTTCTTGTTTCtttaattgttgttttttttttcatcctagGAATTACTAGTATTTaactatatacatttttttcttgagtAGTATGTATGGGACACAGAACAGAACAGTCCCAGCCCACAACATCCATTGGACAAACAGACAGTCCCCGTGCCCAAAGAACACTGAATGAGTCAGATGAGATAGAGACTCTACCTTGCATCAGTCCAAGACCAGAATCCTTGGTAAAAAGTCAGCAAAACCAAGCTGAGCGACAGAGTATAGAGCAAGATTTATGCTCAAATATCTACAGATCAAAAGGCCCAGAGGACATGGATCTCCCCTTCAAAAACAACAGTATGTGCATCATCTGTTTTAGCCATAAGGAATTAGTATCTTCCTCAAGTATCTTCTTTATGGCTTCTAAAGAAAAGTAGTTTTAGTGTTTaattttttctgtcttttagTAGGTTCGGGTAATGAAACAGACAGTGATGGTTCAGTGCCTGAGTTAGAGGAACCCAGTGGCACATTGCCGAGACCCTCAAATCCACAGGTGAGCTGTAGATTGGTGAGCCATCTTCATAAACTGCAGTACAGATATAACCCACACTCTAAAAGTAATTCTTTGTCTTAACCTCATTCAACTTCAAAActtataaaataacacttaatttcagcatttatacTCACCGGTTCCAGTagctcattttaattatttaaactgaacAAGAAGCAAAGATCACTTTTGAGAGCATAAGCCAGAGACCCAGCAAAAATATACTTGCATGCGTCAATGTAAAACCATGCAGTATTTTATGCAGTGTTTCTATCTAGTTGAGTGTACTGTATGAACAATGTTAGGTCCTACCATGCTCTCTTCATACTTCATATCATAATTTTTTCCTCTCATAGTTATCTCACTCTCCTGCCGACGAGTCTGTTAGCAGAGCTAAGCAGAGTCGAAGTGAGAAAAAAGCAAGAAAGGTGGGACTGCACATCCACAAgcacattttatgcaactttaagACTCACTGTATTGTGCACAAAATCTCTGACATACTCTCTTTTCCTCCATGTGGTCACTATTTTAACAAGGCGATGTCAAAGCTTGGGCTGAAACAGATCCACGGAGTGACACGCATCACCATTCGGAAGTCCAAGAACATTCTCTTTGTTATTACACGTCCAGATGTGTTCAAAAGCCCTGCCTCAGATATTTACATAGTCTTTGGAGAGGCCAAGGTTGGTCTTttcccattaaaaaaaaaaaaaaaaaaaaaactttatatgCAATAAGAAAAAGATATCTTCCAAAAGCGACAGTGGCAAAGATTTCCTTGCAAgatgaatatttaaatatttctatcTTGATCTGTGTTCATTCATCTGGGCTTTCGGTCTGTCTCTTCTTCTCTTTGTAAGATCGAAGACCTCTCACAGCAGGTTCACAAGGCAGCAGCAGAGAAATTTAAGGTTCCTCTTGACCCCTCACCTCTGCCATCAGACATCACACCAAGCCTGACCATAAAAGAAGAGAGTGAGGAAGAAGAAGAGGTACAAATCCTTCATTTCCTCCATGAAAGGAGAAGAtcagccaaaaatgaacattttgtcattatttactgacCTTCAttcattccaaacttttgacttaTTTCTTATATGGATAAAATACTAATACCaggagtaaataatgacagaattttcatttttgggtgaacccatATGCTTGAATGAATTAAGGTGAACAACATTCTCTTTCTCTGTTTGTAAGCTGGATGAAGGTGGGCTGGAGCAAAGAGATATCGAGCTGGTGATGGCACAGGCCAATGTTTCCCGAGCTAAAGCAGTCCGTGCCCTGCGCCACAACAAGAATGACATTGTCAATGCCATTATGGTGAGAGATTGCTTTTGTATTAAACATTCAGAATTTGTACTTACTTTTACACTAGTACACTACTTCCAATTCAAAATCCCATAAAAAGTGCACTATAATAGAGTCCCTCATATGTATATTTTGCCTCTTTTGGACCTCTCATAAACTTCTATTGTTCCTAAATTGAGCAAACAAACTAACCTGAACCCTACTTTTGGCATTTTTAACTGTGAAGACATAATTTAGTCTCTTTATTAAGTTTTTATTAAATCAGTTTTTATTAAATCGTTTTACACATTTTACCCTGCAAATACAGTGATagttcacaaacacaaacaaaccttTTGATTGATATTGATATTTCACCTTTTGTGTCTGTTCTTAGGAGCTGACCATGTAAGAGAGGAAAATACATCTTCCCCGCCCCTTGCGTGTTTTCTTTCCCAAGTAATGCTGCTATACTGCACCCTCCTGCTGAAATAAATCTGTTACAACCAGAGCTGTTTGTTTCCCAACATTATCTACAAATCACATAAATGCACCTTAAAGACAAAAAATGTATAGTCAAACATTTTGAACATACACACTTTTAATATTGCCTTAATGGCTCGGATGGTAGATCAGAGGATTGTAGAAATAAAAGCTTAAGTCCTCAAAACTGATGGTTTGAATCtgacctgattttttttttttttttttttagaactttCCCTTGGGGTATATGCATTTATCTTATCTTGCAAGCAGAAATTGTGGCACTGAAATTGATTATAGAAGTGTTTTTAGCTATCCAAAGTTGTAATTCTTTCAGCAAACTGTACAGATTGTGCAACTATGCACAATGACATCTCATAGACTAATTGAACTTTCAAATTTAATTCATTTCAATTTACAAAGACAGAAGAAGAAATCAAACAAATAGTGAAGAATGACCAATCATAAAGGGATGAATGTTACCAAAACTGATTAGATCTGTGTtcatttcattcataaaaataatttctaATACTGTTATGTTGACATGTACATACTCAAATATGTGGCACACAATGACCTTACCACTATGAAAGTATAGTTTTATGAGTTAATTGTATAACAAGCATTAGCTATAACATTTTAGGTTTAACGTATGCCTCTTTGTGTTCAAgttaataaaagcctaaaaATGTAAAGTTAAGCTGTTTATTCAAGTAAGACCTGTATATCAAAGGCAACCGAATCCTGCGCTGCACAGTCGCCGTTTGGTCCTCCAGGTAAAAGTCTCTCCAATTTCAGCTGTTCCCTGTCCTCTTTCGGTTCCCCTCCCTTTGATCTCATTGTGTCCAGCTACATTTGGATCAGCTTTTAGGGGGCAGGACATTGGCCTGGAAGTGGCCCTGATTGGTAATGTTGCCAGCAGGGAAATAACGTGCCACTACGAAGGTAGAACCATCTGAGGCCACAGCTTTACCCACACCGAGTTTCTTTGAGCTTTTCCACACCACTGCAGTGAAGTGACCTAGAACAAAAAGATGATTCTTTCTTACATTAATTGGTGTGTATTATAGCAAGAATCAGGATGTCTGTGTGGTTGTCACAAAGTGTTTATGCATGTTTGACTCACATAAACCATGTGGTAGTTGTGTTAGTGTTCAGTTAAATATTTATACCCTGAGAGAGAGTGGAAACATTTGAGTGGAATGAGGGACTCTagtacattttattcatttggcagttGCTTATCCGAAGCTAATTACTGGTGATTTCATCACTTTGTGTTTTCCCTGAGAACGAACCCACGGTTTTGGTTTTGACCAACTGAGCTATAGAAACAGCCGTTCCTAGATTTCCAACCACACATTTACAGATTTAGAGTCAGtaccagggttgccaggtctgcacAACAAAACCCCGCCCAATTGCTAATCAAAGTTAGTCCAAAGCTTgtacacaaaaactaccctcggcaaaaatgtaaaagtagTGTTGCCAGAATTGGGTTCTGGCAGGCGTGGCAACGCTGGTCAGCACATGTTATCCACAATCTATATAGTCACTTCAGAGGATTTTGCATCAGCTGCTGTAAAATTGGTAATCTTTCAAATATGTTCTGCCCTCTTGAGGTGGTGAGTAGTATTACTTATTTTCTGCAGGCTGAAACTGATGACAGGTAACGTGAATTAAAAACTGAGGGGGTGAGTTAACAGCTGCAAGTGAGACATCGCACTGTAAGAGACTTTTCATGACTGAATTTTATGGAGAATTTCCTGACCCCGGGAGTGCTTTGGAAAGCTTCATTCCAATAGGATGAGTCACATCTGAGATTCCAGAATATACTATTACACCGACTGGGCCAAACTTATCtactgtatgtgtttgttaACTCTAAACCAAGGGTGCTCAATCCTGATAATAGAAATTAACACTCCTGCAAAGTTtagtttaataaaaaattactaTGCACACTACAACAAATATGTACAGCAGGATATGCTGTCATGCCCTAGTGcttctgttttaaataaattaatacatttgaaatgttaaaGTCTTTTTGAACCAGAAGTTGTGATAGAAATTCAGTATTGTGCCATATTTCCGAGTGAAATGTAATActgattaagaaaaaaatagagGGCAGGGCTCGATTTTAGTGCACCTCCTCACCATCTTTAGCATTTAAGGATGTTCtgcccaagccg
The Chanodichthys erythropterus isolate Z2021 chromosome 2, ASM2448905v1, whole genome shotgun sequence DNA segment above includes these coding regions:
- the LOC137027091 gene encoding NAC-alpha domain-containing protein 1-like isoform X2 translates to MLPFHGSLIFQADSMDITLFPTDDEQGNDVDAYAAGEEEADVDEYDDEDDEDECDDEDVKNDDNDAEQKAEAALRGERGVEDPNEDDTSASFLNSLSENSINEGVDESFAYPDDTEESIDSTSYNGDEDDHLYCTEKHAELSQQFPGPDEPVQSVSHAKPESSGSESEMEISSESSELLHVELQGNLADCNVHDESVIAQQTSDTKLLKGELSKGLTLQIKTMDEQGKQSTDPSTVMVTSEKGQQIPTDNPTSSVDQDKVKQTYGTNDSCVAGATAADVCYEANVGDSQELDQKNGNSMDLMDTSLQLAETATNDLNKGVPQLTYLDDCSPTNIPVCAYPELCEVPDNLTSADVLPFERSMNQDNLTENQPSNDVNHSSQNMSCSTYSRLVISPKKENSESSITERELYTESWTPREPLSLGECCDFEAENLLMCEIARSVHSKGLSVAHNIEAGEDIIGDDEDNNRYCDLQEKMADIDVGVVESNIASWRSIQDLSEAGGGEDDANNLQNPDSNPIIHCSSDKGLVSSWNDPEKPCTPLILSGTSELALNMLSDDGKDVKDQTPNTDFNIPEDLSPDTLRKENAEKTSTDSTEKTSEQPQDLESCQEPDKVSLTSAISTEHIDLCGSSSKTLISTQTDHLGAVSNQGHSNSQQITQTNTNSVSQNKLAFNLQGGSFGTFTFRKKPTDIKTVDSLETAVLQQSSVSHKETSDSNDGASNEVMGEKVIQLRGNIKNETVNDESKSTDRQLEQETTTGPQDQKKDKFDSDERGENGTKTGQKSEAQDFTETVSFLEQNKKLDGDSHKSGLSQAESDEATPKTAQNANSGHATEPKVIDPLKTNIAALASMDNEQIQCQEKEIETTGNQVASFDICSVREEFGETQHKEDDVSIAENTEPVQTPEQSIFHSPDPSCIDPNESVHTEPVVATQTTDLTRPDEQKGLSDSSLSRLSLTENTRDINDNHVRGSSPLRVDSSEQDRVSPTCSSTVVQEEDLSTPIQESQPVHDISQTSDVLSHIQSPPDNKPSQPDSESPLQTTGICSMELAAWESEEQTQTLLLIQDTCHHESQRTVMTAKPCRCENTPVCMGHRTEQSQPTTSIGQTDSPRAQRTLNESDEIETLPCISPRPESLVKSQQNQAERQSIEQDLCSNIYRSKGPEDMDLPFKNNSSGNETDSDGSVPELEEPSGTLPRPSNPQLSHSPADESVSRAKQSRSEKKARKAMSKLGLKQIHGVTRITIRKSKNILFVITRPDVFKSPASDIYIVFGEAKIEDLSQQVHKAAAEKFKVPLDPSPLPSDITPSLTIKEESEEEEELDEGGLEQRDIELVMAQANVSRAKAVRALRHNKNDIVNAIMELTM